The Acidobacteriota bacterium genome has a window encoding:
- a CDS encoding 4Fe-4S dicluster domain-containing protein, producing the protein MNIADCLKDGGVVGSGGAGFPTHVKAGSTVEYVIANGAECEPLLHKDFEVMVNFPEQVVAGLKILMAATGAPQGIIGIKEKNKKAIEAIRSAIGSDAITIHLLGDFYPSGDEYILVYEATGRLIPPQGIPLDVGVVVNNVETLYNVAAAFQGRPVTEKFITVAGAVNHPITCTVPIGTSFRDVIELAGGASVPDFAVFVSGIMMGALEFNLDLPITKTCAGLIVLPTDHTLVQRKSQPEQSMHRIGKSACDQCSYCTELCPRYMLGYDVQPHKVMRSLGFTATGENIWNQFAQLCCACGLCTLYACPEYLFPKEACDKGKRDLKAQGIPWQGNRQVTPHPMYEYRRTPIKQLMNRLGVTEYDHHTEFKFQAIDPARVDIPLTQHMGAPAVPVVSVGQHVSAGQLIADIPPGKLGARIHASITGVITEISPNVVIEKTRD; encoded by the coding sequence ATGAATATTGCCGATTGTCTCAAAGATGGCGGCGTGGTCGGGTCAGGCGGCGCAGGCTTCCCGACACACGTCAAAGCCGGTTCAACCGTCGAGTATGTGATTGCCAATGGCGCTGAGTGCGAACCGTTGCTCCATAAGGATTTTGAGGTCATGGTCAACTTTCCCGAACAGGTCGTGGCCGGACTCAAAATTCTGATGGCTGCAACCGGGGCGCCGCAGGGAATCATTGGAATCAAGGAAAAAAACAAAAAAGCGATTGAAGCGATTCGGTCCGCGATTGGTTCTGACGCCATCACGATCCATTTGCTGGGCGATTTCTATCCTTCGGGTGATGAATACATTCTGGTCTATGAAGCCACAGGCCGGTTGATCCCACCCCAGGGCATCCCGCTCGATGTCGGCGTGGTCGTCAATAACGTCGAGACGCTCTATAACGTCGCCGCCGCGTTTCAAGGGCGGCCTGTGACTGAGAAATTCATCACTGTGGCCGGCGCCGTCAACCATCCTATAACCTGTACGGTGCCAATTGGAACCAGCTTCAGAGATGTGATTGAACTGGCAGGTGGTGCCTCAGTTCCCGACTTTGCGGTGTTTGTGAGCGGGATCATGATGGGGGCGCTCGAATTCAACCTGGATTTGCCGATTACCAAAACCTGTGCCGGGTTGATTGTGCTTCCGACTGATCACACTCTGGTGCAGCGCAAATCCCAGCCGGAACAAAGCATGCACCGGATTGGAAAATCAGCCTGCGACCAGTGCAGTTACTGCACCGAACTCTGTCCCCGATATATGCTCGGCTATGACGTCCAGCCCCATAAGGTGATGCGCAGCCTTGGGTTTACCGCCACGGGCGAAAATATCTGGAATCAATTTGCCCAGCTATGTTGCGCCTGTGGGCTCTGCACGCTCTATGCCTGTCCGGAATACCTCTTCCCAAAAGAAGCCTGTGACAAAGGCAAGCGCGATCTAAAAGCCCAGGGAATCCCCTGGCAGGGAAATCGCCAGGTAACGCCGCATCCAATGTATGAATACCGCCGGACGCCAATCAAACAGTTGATGAACCGTCTCGGCGTCACCGAATACGATCACCACACCGAGTTTAAATTTCAGGCGATTGACCCGGCCCGGGTGGACATCCCGCTCACGCAGCATATGGGTGCCCCCGCCGTGCCGGTTGTTTCAGTGGGGCAACACGTCAGCGCCGGACAACTGATTGCTGATATTCCGCCTGGAAAGCTCGGCGCGCGCATTCACGCCAGCATCACCGGCGTCATCACCGAAATCAGCCCAAACGTTGTGATTGAAAAAACCAGGGACTGA
- a CDS encoding BMP family protein: MKKLVRPLTWWLVGVAVFLLNGCWLMGETPPLELTTTRSGFKVALLLPGPATDKAWNQAGYEGLKLIEQEFSAETAFVEQLEGPDLATRTREAARRFAGSGFDLVILHGGEFVPIAESIAQEFPRTRFALTGTYAGNNSNLGAVAFRFEESGYLSGVLAALRSRTNKVAYIAGFDYPSYVEEGKLFEIGAKSIKPDIEVKISYLQTWFDPNKARDTALGLAREGFDILLINADAPGLRAIREVTQLPDVYVIGHNQDQYDVAPGRVLTSVIDNVPLLLLKAATLVQLGRWEGKQYKFGMREDILRFTPFRGAVPPADEARFQKVRTEILTGALNISTEIGALPGEVREN; this comes from the coding sequence ATGAAAAAATTGGTTCGTCCCCTGACCTGGTGGCTGGTTGGTGTGGCCGTCTTCCTGCTGAACGGATGCTGGTTGATGGGGGAAACCCCGCCGCTTGAACTCACGACAACCCGGAGCGGTTTCAAGGTGGCGCTTTTGCTGCCCGGACCCGCTACCGACAAAGCCTGGAATCAGGCTGGATATGAAGGGCTCAAGCTCATCGAACAGGAATTCAGCGCTGAAACAGCCTTTGTCGAACAACTCGAAGGCCCCGACCTTGCGACCCGTACTCGTGAAGCTGCCCGCCGGTTTGCGGGTTCCGGGTTTGACCTGGTGATTTTGCATGGCGGGGAGTTTGTTCCGATTGCCGAAAGCATTGCCCAGGAATTTCCTCGAACCCGGTTTGCGCTCACCGGAACCTATGCTGGGAATAACAGTAATCTTGGCGCTGTTGCATTTCGGTTTGAAGAATCGGGCTATCTGTCGGGAGTGCTGGCGGCACTCCGAAGTCGGACGAACAAAGTGGCATACATCGCTGGATTTGATTATCCGAGCTATGTTGAAGAAGGCAAACTGTTTGAAATCGGTGCCAAATCCATCAAGCCTGACATCGAAGTCAAAATTTCCTACCTGCAAACCTGGTTTGATCCAAACAAAGCCAGAGACACGGCGCTTGGTCTGGCGCGAGAGGGCTTTGACATTTTATTGATCAATGCTGATGCCCCAGGATTAAGAGCGATTCGTGAAGTGACTCAATTGCCGGATGTGTATGTGATTGGTCACAATCAGGACCAGTATGATGTGGCACCAGGGCGAGTCCTCACCAGTGTCATTGATAATGTTCCGTTGCTTCTGCTCAAGGCAGCAACTCTGGTCCAACTGGGACGGTGGGAAGGGAAGCAGTACAAGTTTGGAATGCGAGAAGACATCCTGCGCTTTACTCCGTTTCGAGGCGCCGTGCCTCCCGCCGACGAAGCCAGGTTTCAAAAAGTGCGAACAGAGATTTTGACGGGCGCGCTCAATATCAGCACTGAAATCGGTGCCCTGCCAGGCGAGGTCCGGGAAAACTGA
- a CDS encoding SpoIIE family protein phosphatase — protein sequence MPQPVQLSPSEVSINPWSSIASQLRFGLVVIVALTLLVTGSLLIYSSFQTLIQETNSLQRERSRVAAETIDAYLDDLLRKLNYLARVRGLTDLPAETKQTMLEGLARHNQAYELIAVLDREGNVQSSVNPYGGAKPGPMRNSSLFIRTFFKHEDFVADVTIDPDLNQPVTTFAVPIRNAQDSVDGVLLARINLKFLNFVTSQTEVGRTGYTYVVDARNRLISRKGTTGQTVQLEDGSRLAFLQDLTITKARSLAVYHGLYGAEVLGAVAPVRNLNWLVVVELPTAEAYAPVRRQIFTMGLSLLVVVIGATGVGFLFAQRVVVPFQRLTSAAQRIRDGNLEVQVHIPDRNELGVLGQAFNTMAAQLQASFQALEQINEDLEARVASRTAELQAAFQEIETLNQQLKAENLRMGAELEVTRQLQQMLLPREAELQNIADLDIAGFMAPADEVGGDYYDVLQHNGRIKIGIGDVTGHGLESGVVMMMAQTAVRTLLANDETDPVKCMNTINRVIYENTRRMRSARNMTFALLEYEAGVFRLSGQHEDVLVLRTSGQIERIDTFELGFPLGIEPDISQFVAQIDIELAGGEVLVMYTDGITEAVNPDQEQYGIDRLCAVLTAHRGASATDLQHRVVEDVKAFIGSQKIFDDLTLLVIKKKPFPPHASPP from the coding sequence ATGCCGCAACCGGTTCAACTTTCACCATCGGAGGTCTCGATCAACCCCTGGTCGTCAATTGCCAGCCAGTTGCGGTTTGGGCTGGTGGTGATTGTGGCGCTGACCCTGCTGGTGACGGGCAGCCTGCTGATTTATTCCAGTTTTCAGACGCTGATTCAGGAAACCAACAGCTTGCAGCGCGAACGATCACGGGTCGCGGCTGAAACGATTGATGCCTATCTCGATGATTTGCTGAGAAAATTGAATTACCTGGCGAGGGTTCGGGGACTCACGGATTTACCCGCCGAGACCAAACAAACGATGCTTGAGGGGCTTGCCCGGCACAATCAGGCGTATGAATTGATTGCCGTCCTGGATCGCGAAGGAAACGTGCAATCGTCGGTGAATCCCTATGGCGGTGCCAAACCAGGGCCAATGCGGAATTCATCGCTGTTTATCCGCACGTTCTTCAAGCATGAAGATTTTGTGGCTGATGTAACGATTGACCCAGACCTCAACCAGCCGGTGACGACGTTTGCTGTTCCGATTCGCAATGCCCAGGATAGCGTGGATGGCGTGTTACTGGCCCGGATCAACCTGAAATTTCTGAACTTTGTCACCTCCCAGACCGAAGTTGGCCGCACCGGCTATACCTATGTGGTTGATGCGCGAAACCGGTTGATTTCACGCAAAGGCACCACTGGTCAGACGGTTCAGTTGGAAGACGGTTCGCGGCTCGCGTTCCTGCAGGATCTCACGATTACCAAAGCCAGATCACTGGCCGTCTATCATGGGCTCTATGGCGCCGAGGTCCTGGGCGCCGTGGCCCCGGTCCGCAATCTCAACTGGCTGGTGGTGGTTGAGCTTCCCACTGCGGAAGCCTATGCCCCGGTTCGGCGGCAAATTTTCACTATGGGACTCAGCCTGCTGGTGGTGGTGATTGGGGCAACCGGGGTTGGGTTTCTGTTTGCCCAGCGCGTGGTGGTGCCGTTTCAGCGATTGACCAGTGCGGCCCAGCGAATCCGGGATGGAAACCTGGAAGTGCAGGTTCACATCCCTGACCGCAATGAACTGGGTGTGCTTGGCCAGGCTTTTAATACCATGGCGGCGCAATTACAGGCGTCGTTTCAGGCACTCGAACAAATCAACGAAGATCTCGAAGCACGTGTCGCTTCGCGAACTGCTGAACTCCAGGCTGCCTTTCAGGAAATTGAAACCCTCAACCAGCAACTCAAGGCCGAAAACCTCCGCATGGGCGCTGAACTCGAAGTCACCCGGCAACTCCAGCAAATGCTTTTACCCAGGGAGGCTGAACTCCAAAACATTGCGGACCTCGACATCGCCGGGTTTATGGCACCAGCGGATGAAGTTGGGGGCGATTATTATGATGTCCTGCAGCACAACGGACGGATCAAGATCGGGATTGGCGATGTCACCGGGCATGGGCTCGAAAGCGGCGTGGTCATGATGATGGCCCAAACTGCCGTTCGGACTTTGCTGGCCAATGATGAAACCGACCCGGTGAAATGTATGAATACCATCAACCGGGTGATTTATGAAAATACCCGCCGGATGCGAAGCGCCCGCAACATGACGTTTGCGCTCCTGGAATATGAAGCCGGGGTGTTTCGACTCAGCGGCCAGCATGAGGATGTGCTTGTGCTGCGCACTTCCGGGCAGATTGAAAGAATTGACACCTTTGAACTCGGGTTTCCACTCGGAATCGAACCGGATATTTCACAGTTTGTGGCGCAGATTGACATTGAACTGGCAGGTGGGGAAGTGCTGGTGATGTACACCGACGGCATCACTGAAGCCGTCAACCCTGACCAGGAGCAATACGGAATAGACCGGCTCTGTGCTGTCCTGACGGCTCATCGCGGGGCTTCGGCAACTGACCTTCAGCACCGCGTGGTTGAAGACGTCAAAGCTTTTATCGGTTCACAAAAAATCTTCGACGATCTTACCCTTCTGGTCATTAAGAAAAAGCCATTCCCTCCGCACGCATCGCCCCCGTGA
- a CDS encoding BMC domain-containing protein — protein sequence MKVNSIGLIELTSIACGYLVVDTMLKAAGVELLLARSICSGKYMTMVKGNVAEVTASVQAGCEVARGYLVDTFIIPNVHESVFPAIYGSNQYGELEALGILESFSVASLIEAADAAAKTADVRLLEIRLAMALGGKAFVTMTGTVAAVQAAVSAGAAVLGAKGLLVNKVVIPRPRKELLTELV from the coding sequence ATGAAAGTAAACTCGATTGGTCTCATCGAATTAACCAGCATTGCGTGCGGCTATCTGGTGGTAGACACGATGTTGAAAGCGGCAGGGGTTGAGTTGCTGCTGGCGCGTTCGATTTGCTCTGGTAAATACATGACGATGGTGAAGGGAAACGTCGCCGAAGTCACCGCCAGCGTCCAGGCTGGATGCGAAGTCGCCCGTGGCTATCTGGTGGATACCTTTATCATTCCGAATGTGCATGAATCGGTCTTTCCGGCGATTTATGGCTCCAATCAATATGGCGAACTGGAAGCACTGGGAATCCTCGAATCTTTTTCAGTCGCGTCGTTGATTGAAGCCGCCGATGCCGCAGCCAAAACGGCGGATGTTCGGTTGCTCGAAATCCGGCTGGCGATGGCACTTGGCGGGAAAGCTTTTGTGACGATGACGGGGACGGTGGCGGCGGTTCAGGCAGCAGTTTCAGCCGGAGCCGCCGTGTTGGGGGCCAAAGGATTGCTGGTCAATAAAGTTGTCATTCCACGGCCTCGGAAAGAGCTTTTGACCGAACTGGTGTAA